From Triticum aestivum cultivar Chinese Spring chromosome 4A, IWGSC CS RefSeq v2.1, whole genome shotgun sequence, a single genomic window includes:
- the LOC123085547 gene encoding LOB domain-containing protein 1: MDYSNEATITAAAQPYGRSMSPPSRVSSCSPPPVFPLMGNAPSSPPTIVLSPCAACKVLRRRCADGCMLAPYFPPTGPAKFTTAHRVFGASNIIKLLQDLPESSRADAVSSMVYEAEARLRDPVYGCAGTVCRLQKEANELKVDLARAQANLLSIQTQHANLLALVCVEFAANHRGDQQLHQPPPLGDQLNGIGGSGGGAMYQPLYNSDFDSAPWEEARQLWT, translated from the exons ATGGACTACAGCAACGAGGCCACGATCACCGCCGCGGCGCAACCTTACGGCCgctccatgtcgccgccgtcgcgcGTGTCGTCGTGCTCGCCGCCCCCTGTATTCCCGCTGATGGGGAacgcgccgtcgtcgccgccgaccATCGTCCTCAGCCCGTGCGCGGCGTGCAAGGTCCTCCGCCGCCGCTGCGCCGACGGCTGCATGCTGGCGCCCTACTTCCCGCCGACCGGGCCCGCCAAGTTCACCACCGCCCACCGCGTCTTCGGTGCCAGCAACATCATCAAGCTCCTCCAG GATTTGCCGGAGAGCTCGCGGGCAGACGCGGTGAGCAGCATGGTGTACGAGGCGGAGGCGCGGCTGCGGGACCCAGTGTACGGGTGCGCCGGGACGGTGTGCCGGCTGCAGAAGGAAGCCAACGAGCTCAAGGTGGACCTGGCGCGGGCGCAGGCCAACCTCCTAAGCATCCAGACACAGCACGCCAACCTCCTCGCCCTCGTCTGCGTCGAGTTTGCTGCCAATCACCGAGGCGACCAGCAGCTGCACCAGCCACCGCCACTGGGCGACCAGCTGAACGGCATCGGTggtagcggcggcggcgccatGTACCAACCGCTATACAACTCGGACTTCGACTCCGCGCCGTGGGAAGAGGCCCGGCAGCTCTGGACCTGA